gcatgtgtttgtgtatgtgtACGAAAGTTTGTATAGACTAATAACTTAGCAACACAAATCGGCcccctcaaacaaaaatttatagcTCCGCCCTTGCATGTATCATCAAGCCACACCCCTACAGTGGTGCCGACGACCATAATTGGATGACTGACTTGTACGTCCTTGTATAATCTCATAGCCACCATATcagtttttaacaatttattagTTAATCACACTACCAATTATTACCGGAACTTGACTCCCTTTAGTGGCCAACTTGTTTTTTTATATGTCACCTCAATTTCATTGTTTATCACTGGAAGTAGTCAATGGAGAATCACGGAATGGTGATTGTTCTGAAagtctaataaataaaaaataagtatatgGGTCATGGTCAGTTTCTTCTAGGGTAATTTGACACTATACTAGTATACTGGTCTTCGAGTGTTATGCATATTATGCTTTGAACCACAGGTTTTAATATGATAATATGTCTAATTCATCCATAATGGTGAATctcatgaattttttaaaactcatcGTATGTGCTTTCTCAATGGTGCTCCTTGccattatcccaaaaaaaagggcttttatttgttgagatttcctccattttcattttcatattcatatatTCATATGTTGTCACTTCCTCTTCCCTCCAAGATGGATAGTATCCTCCCCACTTCCCAAAAGATTTCCTCCATATTCATAGAATATATTCATAATATGATGTCTTTTCTCTTCCCTCCAAGATAGATATTATTATCTCCTCTTAAAAAATttgggagatttttttttaatacatcaaTAATTAGGGGTGGAAGAAAAATATTACTTACAATCCCCCAATTCAATTTATATACTCTCCATACTTCAGACTTCAGTATCATGTTTTATaattatcaactttttttttctattttctgtGTAACTTTGCCATATAAATGTAATATTTTTCCATAAGCGTAGAAGTATAGAACATGTTTATCAAAAAGAAGTATATAGCATGTTGAAGATTGAAATTCTGTTTTTCATATCCCTCTGCTTTTGTCCCAAGTGGCAAATATCTCTGCTAAAATGGTTTGATTATACAAAGAAGACTGGTGACTACTATAACAAATAGGTAGGTTCAACTTAAACCGAGACCACAACACCAGATGGATAGGCCGAAATGGATGCCTCtatgtaataattattattattataaataaataaataaaaaaaatccggtCTACTATCAtcagaatttataattttttttaaccaaaaacaaaaaatctagtTAACAAGAACTATTCAAGTACAAAACCTTATCAATTGATGATTGCAGGGTTCATAAACCGCCAACCAatcaataaacatttttttttccttataatgattttcaatgttttttttaacttttgccAATAACATACTATTGGTGTGTTAAATCTTATAATTGCTCCACAGGTTCTAAATGACGAGATTTTTGCTATATTAGTCCTCATGGCACTATTTACCACATGCATGACAACTCCAACAGTCATGGCAATATACAAACCCTTGCGTGGAATTTATTCTCAAACTAATCGCCGACTTCAGCGACAATTGCCTCTCACAAAGAACTCACAAGATGAGCTTCGAGTCCTTGCTTGTGTCCATGGACCTGAGAATGTTCCCTCACTCATCAATCTCGTGGAGTCAATTCGTAACCCCAAAAGATCCCCACTCAAACTCTATGTCATGCAACTTGTTGAACTGACTGATCGCTCATCCTCCATCATGATGGTTCAACGTGCTAGAAAGAATGGTTTTCCCTTCATAAACCGCTTCTGCAGAGGAGCAACACCAGACCAAATTGCTGCCGCCTTTGAGGCCTATGGCCAAGTAAACCGTGTCAATATTCGTCACTCAATAGCCATCTCGGCATTGTCCACAATGCAAGAGGACATTTGCCATGTAGCTCAAGAGAAAAGGGTGGCGATGATCATATTGCCTTTCCACAAACTTTGGAGAGGGGAGGGTGAAGAGGCTATGGAGAATGTAAACAATGGCTGGAGAATGGTCAATCAGAGTGTGCTAAAGAGGGCACCATGCTCAGTGGCAGTGTTTGTGGACCGTGGATTTGGCGGTGGGTTAAAGCAGGAGGCAGAACCCAGTTCCCCAACACTGAAAAGAGTTTGCATTTTGTTCTTTGGCGGATCTGATGATCGCGAGGCTCTAGAGTTGGGAGGAAGGATGACAGAACATCCAGCAGTTAGTCTAACCATTCTGAGGTTTCTGGAAAAAGCTCAGGATGAGATTATGAAGCAGAGTCATAGCAGCAGCTCAACTGTCCCAATAAAcgatgagagagagaaggtgaCCTTTTGTTCCTCGTGATATCTTAATTTTAGAGTTTTCTTAACTTTATTGAGGGCTCCAGTGTAGTGAActaaagttcttttttttccaatgcTTGGACCAGGAGATGGATGACACTACAATGGCCATATGGAGGTGTGATCAATCAGTTAAGTACGAAGAAAAGGTTGTGGACAACATCATAGAAGAGGTGTTAAAATTAGGCCAGAGTAGTGAGTATGAGTTGGTTATTGTGGGAAAGGGACAATTCTCAAGAAGCATGGGGGCAGAGTTGCCAGCGAATCAGATCGAGCATGCTGAGTTGGGGCCCATTGGAAACATTTTAGCTTCATCGGATTGGGGCATTGTGCCCTCAGTCCTGGTCATACAACAGGATAAACAATATGCAGATGAGACTGCTACTTCAAGGATGGTCCAGGACAAGCATGTAACAACAATTGATGCTTCAATCACAAATAATGAACCGTCTGTGTGATAAAAAAGAATACGGACGCTCTAAATGTAGttcttgtaaataaataaaaaaagaataataaaaaatatatatatatattttagaaaatatgcTCATGGTTCTGTGTTATTTGAAAGAATAAGGACACCTGAATGAAGTTCTTTGTAAACAAACTCCAATCCTGCGTGAACTGATTCAGACTCCAAATGGAAGGGAAAATACAGGAATTGGAGTCTGGCACATTTGGGGGCAAGTTGAGAAAGCGAACTTGATGGAAGGAGCACCAAAGTCAAAAGagcattcatttttttatttcatttggaaGCATGCGTGGATGGTAAATGCATGCTTAGCTGAAACTGTTGACTTTGTTTTTCAAAGCAAGCTTGATGTGTGGCAATCTTGCAGCTTGATGTGCGGCAACTTCACCCCCTATTGATGAAATCCCTGTACCCGATAAAACTAGGACTCTCGTAATGGTGAAAGACTGCATTTTGAATAAGAACTTTATGAGTTGATAATGAGCCCCTCTTTTGTTTGGTGGAGTGATGCCTAAGGTTTCTAGGCAAATTCTAGGTGGTGAAGCTTAGAATACGTTCTGTTTAAGTTTTTGTTACCCTTTTATCTATATTCTTCTACACTTCTGCATCAGAACTTAAGTTGACATGGCAACAAGGTTACACAGTTTATGACTATTGGCCAACATAGTTGATGAGAACATTTTAAAGGATGTAATAGTTATAGTCCCCACATTTATATGCTACAAGCTGTGCCATTCGCACACCAAGACTGCCTAAAGTCACATATTCATTTTTCACCATGTCCCACAGCAGATAATGAGATGTGCCTCTACGCCACTCCCTTTTAGAGAGCTGCCAGACCAAAACCCGAACTCCCTGAATTGCTCAAAGTTCATTTTTAGCTAAGCTCTTTGGTGACAACCTTTAGGGCATGAGCATTTTTAACCTGACCTTTTTCTGTTGGCCTCTCCTACGGCTTAGTTTGTTTCTTGGCAATTATCTTAACTCCCATCAATTTGAgaacaagcccaaaaaaaaaaaagtatcgaCCAATAATGTAGACCAGGATTTTTCTGAAGATCTGAACCGGCCACATAGTACAATTTCGatgaaattttgaaaggaaaaatgtcTTCTTATTGCGAAAATTCAATATGAAACACACAAGGCAAAAGATATTGAGGGAACAATTAGTCATTACAAATCAAAAGCAACTTTTGGACTTTCAAGTCAACAAATAATGTTTCTTCACACACAGACAGCAGTCCTCTTTTGAATGGGCAATTACCCTTTCCTGAATACAGTTGTACAGATATAAACTATTCTCAAACAGACAAGATGTCCCCCAGAAATAAcataaaacttttaaaagatttaaacataaaagaaaatagaagagacTTGCTGAAATATGCTAACCTTGGAAAAGCATATCACCTATCCACATGGGATATGACCCAATCACAACCAACTTTCCATCAGCTGAATTCTAATTTTCATGTTCATCATCTTTGGAATTTCCCTTGCCAGTCACTAGTTTGAACACTACTATAATTTTTGTCCACCGTATACGGGTAAAACCGAGAATTTGGTAAAATTGTGAAATGATTCCATCTGGCCAGACAAGAATGTGTTTAGTTTCAAATAAAGCACAAATggaagaaaataagaatgaaaCTGAAGAACAAATAATTGTCACATGTCCAGAATGACTTTCAATATTAACACCATAAACAATGTTTCTCAGTACTCTCACATAAAGCTATCTAATGTGCCCCCCATGTTGATTTTTGTAAATACATAAAGTACTTTCAAAGACACAACCCCTTTTGAACGAGTCAtcaaaaacctttaaaaaaaatgaagggaaaaaataagAGAGGAGTTTTCATTGGGTACTAACCTTAGAGAAATCCTCCCCCTGTCCAAGTTGAATCTGATTTCCCATTGTGACCAACAGCTTTCTTATCTGAGGCACTCTGGTAGAAATTATCATATCCATCATCTTTGGCATCGTCCCAGCCGGCCCAACCATCACTGTTATGAGATGCTGCTCCCTTTGTTGATTCTTCCTTCCTATTGTCTTTGCTGTCCCAATCATCCCAAGAACTTGAACTGTAAGAATTGTGCCCAGTTGACGACGACTGCCCTCCTCCAGGTGAAGAATTCCATCCTTTGTTCTCCTGTTTAAACTCTTGATAATATCCATTCGTCTCACTATCATTTCGTTGCCAGTTATCAGTCTTCCAGTTAATGCCTTCTTTAGTGTACTCTTCAACCTTCTGTGAAGCCATTGCCATGACCCCCTTCATGATCCCCCACGTCTTCTGTCCAATCTCTGATGTCTTTGCAGTGACAACAGTTACAGTTTCATTTACCTTGTGATCATAACCGCCATCCTTCACCTGTAATAAATGTTTTTTCATGCACCTTGTTGtctaatttcataaattgtCCATCCTTAAAATCTATAGTAaaaaggggggagggggaggcAGATAAAGCAATAACTATAACAAACAAGGTTAAGAGCAGgagcaaaaaaaaatgtgctCATGTTAAGCAACATAGTATTGATTATACATTGTGTGGAAGCATAATGGGTCCATAAACCATGGGTCCCAAGATTGAAACTTGGCTTTGATACCAAGTTGATGCAGGATAATatccaaaggaagatgaaaataacaaaaattaaaaagataaccCTAAGAATCAGCACTTAGGGTTGCCTGCTAAGGCTGGAATCAACACCAAGCAAGAAACTTAGGAATCAGCACTAAAACAGTTTGGAAAATCTCCAATctgaaattttattcatcaatcgtctaattaaaagaaaaccaCCTGAAGCCTTTTTATAGAGCTTCCAAGAATAAAAGATCATGTCCATTAAACTCTCAACTGATAACaatctcaaatactaatccCTATCtgaactcaaaataaaatgaaattctaaACTAATCCAACTACATAAGAAACTGAATCCCATAAGTTGTGTTGTCCGCAACAAATGAAAATCTGAATATCTTAACCTTGCAAAACACGAGCTTAAGATACATAAATAgtaaattatatttcttttgcATACTTAATGACCACAATAAGgagggaaaaaatgaaaaacattaaTGTATACTTAAATGCCAACATGATTTCCATTTTACCATGTTTTTGGGATCCATACAAAGGCTTGATAGATAAATGTGcaagttaaaaatatattaaatatcaaCCAtactcaaaattaatgaaattggaACGTACATTATTAGTTACCACAACATGTGTCTCAGAGGGTTTATCCATCAACAGCTTGTAATTTgataaatctctctctctctctctctctcacacatacacacacccacccacccacccaccgcAGCTGATCTCCATCATCACATAATTCCCATCAATCCACCAACTTAATTGTAAATTACCCAAACATCACCATTACTACATCCTAGTCTTTTGCTATTAAGGCATGTTTGATAGACTATAATGGAtattgtaatgtaatagttattcctatggtTTAACTATTCTTTAGTTTGCTAATGTTTTTACTACAAGAAATAGTCAttccatataaaaaattaatcttggAATAACTAAAAGGGTTGTAATAGCTATTCCTTAGTAGGtgcaataatttttaaaattaatatattttcaaataaacaagcTTTCCATATATacgtaacaattataaaaatcataaaatcataaaaaaataactcatctctctctcaaatttaaaaaatattattttaaattcttggattctaattatttttatatataaaaatttatttgtaaactcttacaaaattttcattatttttatttttatttttattttgttgaaaatagatgtacttttttttttttttgagaacccaAAAATACATGTACCTATGTAATTCCCATACATTTGCACAGGTTTAaaaactagtatatataaaagcagagacttCATGCGAGAATGCATAAGATCCTTCCATGTGGTACTCTAAGCTTCCATTTAatctttttaacattttccccCCATTAAAGTATTTCACTGTAAcccaataatttataataacttatttttactatcaCATATATGGGCCGAGGTTGATTCATGTTATTTGTAATAAACCTTGATGCgactagttatatatatatatatatatatatatatatatatatatatatatatatatatatattgatatccTTTGCATGATTTTATAGCATTGTTAGATTATTCCTAAACTCTTCTTTATTGTCCGTTCTTACTTATTATTTGGGATgttatttgttaaattaaaactttttttcactaaaatatttcCAATAAAGGGAACTATGCTGACAAGGATGAGTATTTTTCCATCACTAACCTATATGCAAGTCTTAATAATCATTCATTTAATTATTATgtctcaataaaattatatattctataaattatatatttgattaattttacaataattaaCATAAATATTAGATTCTCatacaaaaatatttgtaaataaGAGGccctttataaattttataaaaaaaaaaatccaaagagcCTACATCTTAGACAATCAAAT
This genomic stretch from Castanea sativa cultivar Marrone di Chiusa Pesio chromosome 9, ASM4071231v1 harbors:
- the LOC142610839 gene encoding putative ADP-ribosylation factor GTPase-activating protein AGD6 produces the protein MKKHLLQVKDGGYDHKVNETVTVVTAKTSEIGQKTWGIMKGVMAMASQKVEEYTKEGINWKTDNWQRNDSETNGYYQEFKQENKGWNSSPGGGQSSSTGHNSYSSSSWDDWDSKDNRKEESTKGAASHNSDGWAGWDDAKDDGYDNFYQSASDKKAVGHNGKSDSTWTGGGFL
- the LOC142610963 gene encoding cation/H(+) antiporter 20-like; this translates as MHSNSTTIKISSDGVWQGDNPLNYAFPLLIVQTTLVLFVSRFLAFLLKPLRQPKVIAEIIGGILLGPSALGRNKQFVRLVFPSWSTPILESVASIGLLFFLFLVGLELDLSSIRRSGKRAFTIALAGISLPFLFGAGITFLLRKAIHGEDIVGYGQLLMFMGVALSITAFPVLARILAELKLLTTQVGETAMAAAAFNDVAAWILLAPTVAISGGGHKSPLVFIWILISSFAFVTFMLFLIRPIMNWVARKCSSEHDFVNEAYICLTLVGVMVSGFMTDLIGIHAIFGAFVFGLTIPKGGDFAGRVIKRIEDFVSGLLLPLYFASSGLKTDVTKIYGAEAWGLLVLVISTACAGKILGTFVVAMLCTIPVRDSLALGVLMNTKGLVELIVLNIGKEKKVLNDEIFAILVLMALFTTCMTTPTVMAIYKPLRGIYSQTNRRLQRQLPLTKNSQDELRVLACVHGPENVPSLINLVESIRNPKRSPLKLYVMQLVELTDRSSSIMMVQRARKNGFPFINRFCRGATPDQIAAAFEAYGQVNRVNIRHSIAISALSTMQEDICHVAQEKRVAMIILPFHKLWRGEGEEAMENVNNGWRMVNQSVLKRAPCSVAVFVDRGFGGGLKQEAEPSSPTLKRVCILFFGGSDDREALELGGRMTEHPAVSLTILRFLEKAQDEIMKQSHSSSSTVPINDEREKEMDDTTMAIWRCDQSVKYEEKVVDNIIEEVLKLGQSSEYELVIVGKGQFSRSMGAELPANQIEHAELGPIGNILASSDWGIVPSVLVIQQDKQYADETATSRMVQDKHVTTIDASITNNEPSV